One window from the genome of Nitrosospira multiformis encodes:
- a CDS encoding exodeoxyribonuclease III codes for MRIITLNLNGVRSAANKGFFRWLPTQQADIVCVQELKAHVVDITGEMASPDGYHGYFHCAEKKGYSGVGIYSRHKPDNIIEGLGIAEIDAEGRFLRADFGPLTVISIYFPSGSSGEHRQAAKFFFLERFLPMLKELAGCGREIILCGDWNIAHKEIDLRNWRSNQKNSGFLPEERTWLSGVFDELEFVDVFRRINAEPEQYTWWSNRGQAWAKNVGWRIDYQIATPEIAAKATEVSIYKAERFSDHSPLTIDYDYNI; via the coding sequence GTGAGAATTATAACGCTTAACCTGAATGGCGTGCGCTCCGCCGCAAACAAGGGGTTCTTTCGGTGGCTGCCAACACAGCAGGCGGATATCGTATGCGTGCAGGAACTGAAAGCTCATGTTGTCGACATAACCGGAGAAATGGCCTCTCCTGATGGCTACCACGGTTATTTCCACTGCGCTGAAAAGAAAGGATACAGCGGGGTGGGTATTTACAGCCGGCACAAGCCCGACAATATTATTGAGGGCCTTGGCATTGCGGAAATTGATGCGGAGGGACGCTTTCTTCGCGCTGACTTTGGCCCATTGACTGTGATATCGATCTATTTTCCTTCCGGCTCCAGTGGCGAACACCGGCAAGCTGCCAAATTCTTTTTCCTTGAGCGATTTCTCCCCATGCTCAAAGAACTCGCGGGCTGCGGCAGGGAGATCATATTATGCGGCGACTGGAATATTGCCCACAAGGAAATCGATCTGAGGAACTGGCGCTCCAATCAGAAAAACTCCGGCTTCCTGCCCGAAGAGCGCACCTGGCTGAGCGGGGTTTTCGATGAGCTCGAATTCGTCGATGTATTCCGGCGAATTAACGCTGAGCCTGAGCAATACACGTGGTGGTCCAATCGCGGGCAGGCGTGGGCCAAAAATGTGGGCTGGCGCATTGACTATCAGATCGCCACGCCAGAGATCGCGGCCAAAGCGACTGAAGTTTCGATTTACAAAGCGGAGCGTTTCTCTGATCATTCCCCGCTTACCATCGACTATGACTACAACATATGA
- a CDS encoding AmpG family muropeptide MFS transporter: MSTALSGWLHAFRIYAHPRVLGMLSLGFSAGLPLLLVLGTLSFWLREAGIDRSTIGHLSWIGLAYGFKWLWSPLVDRLSLPLLTRLLGRRRAWLLLSQIVITIALAGMASTDPIENLTYMVFFALAVAFASATQDIALDAYRIEAVAPRLQGAMAATYQAGYRVAMILASAGVLWIAAAVDPSEATYDYAPWRTAYLVMAVCMGVGIITTLIIREPEVPVTRLIEENENHARGIIAHWNLNARLAQILAWLYGAMIAPFRDFIVRHGRQALVILALIALYRISDVVMGVMSNPFYVDMGYTKDEVATISKVYGVIMTIAGAAIGGVLTAKIGVMRTLFLGAVLSAATNLLFVWLSGRGHDVTGLIFTISADNLSGGIASSAFIAYLSGLTNSAYSATQYALFSSVMLLLPKFIAGFSGEFVDAYGYASFFTGTALLGLPVLVLVWLAGQARFKTMDSPPHIK, translated from the coding sequence ATGTCCACTGCCTTATCCGGCTGGCTGCATGCTTTTCGCATTTACGCCCATCCACGGGTATTGGGGATGCTGTCACTGGGTTTTTCTGCCGGGTTGCCGCTGTTGTTGGTACTGGGCACCCTGTCGTTCTGGTTACGGGAAGCAGGTATCGACCGCTCCACTATCGGCCACCTGAGCTGGATCGGCCTGGCTTATGGTTTTAAATGGCTGTGGTCACCGTTGGTGGACCGTTTGTCATTGCCGTTATTAACCCGCCTTCTAGGCCGGCGGCGTGCCTGGCTGTTGCTGTCGCAAATCGTTATAACCATCGCACTGGCTGGTATGGCGAGTACCGACCCGATCGAGAACTTGACGTATATGGTTTTCTTTGCACTTGCTGTAGCTTTCGCTTCCGCCACCCAGGATATCGCGCTGGATGCTTATCGAATCGAAGCCGTAGCGCCGAGACTCCAGGGCGCCATGGCCGCCACCTATCAGGCGGGTTATCGCGTGGCCATGATCCTGGCTTCCGCTGGCGTATTGTGGATAGCGGCAGCGGTAGATCCTTCGGAAGCCACCTACGACTATGCGCCTTGGCGCACTGCCTATCTGGTGATGGCTGTATGCATGGGTGTGGGTATTATCACCACGCTTATCATCCGCGAGCCGGAAGTTCCTGTTACGCGTCTTATCGAAGAAAATGAGAACCACGCCCGAGGGATCATTGCACACTGGAATCTGAATGCACGACTCGCGCAAATACTCGCCTGGCTGTATGGAGCAATGATTGCACCCTTCCGGGATTTTATTGTGCGCCATGGCCGGCAGGCGTTGGTGATTCTGGCATTGATCGCGCTCTATCGCATCTCGGATGTCGTGATGGGTGTAATGAGCAATCCTTTTTATGTGGATATGGGCTACACCAAGGATGAGGTGGCAACGATATCCAAGGTTTATGGAGTTATCATGACGATTGCGGGCGCGGCCATCGGCGGGGTACTCACGGCAAAAATCGGCGTCATGCGTACATTGTTTCTGGGAGCAGTATTATCAGCAGCAACCAATTTGCTGTTTGTCTGGCTGAGCGGACGCGGGCACGACGTAACCGGGCTTATATTCACCATCTCCGCCGATAACCTGTCTGGCGGCATCGCCTCTTCCGCTTTTATAGCCTATCTTTCCGGCCTGACTAATTCCGCCTACTCCGCCACGCAGTATGCGCTGTTCAGTTCGGTAATGCTGTTATTGCCAAAATTCATCGCTGGATTCAGTGGTGAATTCGTCGACGCTTACGGTTACGCCAGTTTTTTTACCGGTACGGCGTTGCTTGGCCTTCCGGTATTGGTATTAGTCTGGCTGGCGGGGCAGGCAAGATTTAAGACAATGGATTCCCCGCCGCATATCAAGTGA
- the metW gene encoding methionine biosynthesis protein MetW: protein MTNLTISSTATRPDFAAIATWVKPGAKVLDLGCGDGSLLCFLRDMRNIRGYGVEIDDDNVLACFNNGVNVIQSDLESGLLSFESGSFDYVVLSQTLQAVKHTEGIIKEMLRVSKEGIVSFPNFGYWKNRLQVMSGHMPISETLPYQWFDTPNIHNCTLGDFEEFCSQHGARILERRVMSGDHQITFLPNLLGTLAFYRFEQQK, encoded by the coding sequence GTGACTAACCTTACTATCTCATCCACCGCCACCAGGCCCGATTTCGCTGCCATTGCCACATGGGTGAAACCGGGTGCGAAGGTGCTCGATTTAGGCTGTGGCGACGGTTCCCTGCTATGTTTCTTGCGCGATATGCGCAATATTCGTGGCTATGGCGTGGAAATAGACGACGACAATGTCCTGGCTTGTTTCAATAACGGGGTCAATGTAATCCAGAGTGATCTGGAATCGGGATTGCTAAGTTTCGAATCAGGATCGTTCGATTACGTGGTTCTCTCGCAAACGTTGCAGGCGGTAAAACACACCGAGGGAATCATTAAGGAAATGCTGCGGGTAAGCAAAGAGGGGATCGTATCGTTCCCCAATTTTGGTTACTGGAAAAACCGGCTACAGGTTATGTCCGGCCACATGCCTATTTCGGAAACGCTACCCTATCAGTGGTTCGATACGCCTAACATTCACAATTGTACACTCGGTGATTTTGAAGAATTCTGCAGCCAGCACGGCGCACGTATTCTCGAGCGCAGGGTAATGAGTGGGGATCATCAAATTACATTTCTGCCCAATTTACTGGGAACATTGGCATTTTATCGATTTGAACAACAAAAATAA
- a CDS encoding HugZ family pyridoxamine 5'-phosphate oxidase, whose protein sequence is MSNARAARQMLRAHRYGALSTLSEKFNGHPFGSIMFYLVDHDGSLLILISTLAEHTKNIRHDARVSLITHNQNDLNIQSQGRVTVVGVAQPAENDPRIAVRYLRHFPEAESYLAMSDFSFYRILPRTLRYIGGFGKIHWVSAISYLVPPYPLIAQEDDVIAHMNVDHRDTLRRYCEHFHQCEAVDVEMLGIDCDGFDVCADGGNLRFDFEEMVLDAQQARHALVEMAKRTR, encoded by the coding sequence ATGAGTAACGCGCGCGCAGCTCGCCAGATGTTACGCGCCCACCGCTACGGGGCCTTGAGCACTTTGTCGGAAAAATTCAATGGCCATCCGTTCGGTTCGATTATGTTCTATCTGGTGGATCACGACGGCAGCCTGCTTATCCTGATTAGCACACTTGCCGAACATACCAAAAATATCCGGCATGATGCCCGCGTAAGCCTTATTACGCACAACCAGAATGATTTAAACATCCAGTCGCAAGGGCGTGTCACCGTGGTGGGGGTGGCGCAACCAGCGGAGAACGACCCCCGTATTGCTGTGCGCTATCTGCGCCATTTTCCGGAAGCGGAAAGCTATCTCGCCATGAGCGATTTTTCTTTCTACCGCATATTGCCGCGGACACTGCGTTACATTGGCGGCTTCGGCAAAATTCATTGGGTCTCGGCGATCAGTTATTTGGTACCCCCCTATCCACTGATCGCGCAGGAGGACGACGTCATTGCGCACATGAATGTAGATCATCGCGATACTTTGCGCCGCTATTGTGAACATTTCCACCAATGCGAGGCGGTGGATGTCGAAATGCTGGGGATCGATTGCGATGGCTTCGACGTATGCGCCGATGGTGGAAATTTGCGTTTCGATTTTGAGGAGATGGTACTCGACGCACAACAGGCGCGGCATGCCTTAGTCGAAATGGCGAAAAGAACAAGATAA
- the metX gene encoding homoserine O-succinyltransferase MetX, translating into MQDSSSIDIVAPQRARFDTPLYLKSGAVLEDYELVYETYGDLNAARSNAVLVCHALSGNHHLAGCYADSPKNVGWWSNMIGPGKSIDTRKFFVVGVNNLGGCHGSTGPASINSKTGKCYGPDFPVVTVEDWVQTQVRLADHLGIDQFAAVAGGSLGGMQALQWTLDFPERVRHALVIAAAAKLTAQNIAFNDVARQAIITDPDFHGGDYYSHSTVPRRGLRLARMLGHITYLSDDAMAAKFGRELRNGALAFGFDVEFEIESYLRYQGDKFADQFDANTYLLMTKALDYFDPAYLHNNDLSAAFRAAKAKFLVLSFTTDWRFSPERSRAIVRALLDNELNVSYAEITSSHGHDSFLMEDRHYHRLMRAYMDNIVI; encoded by the coding sequence ATGCAAGATTCCAGTTCGATTGACATTGTCGCGCCGCAACGTGCACGCTTCGATACACCGCTATATTTAAAGAGCGGTGCCGTGCTTGAAGACTACGAGCTGGTATACGAGACTTACGGCGACCTTAATGCGGCCAGATCCAACGCGGTGCTGGTATGTCACGCGCTTTCCGGCAATCATCATTTAGCCGGCTGTTACGCGGACAGCCCCAAAAACGTTGGCTGGTGGAGCAACATGATCGGTCCTGGCAAGTCTATTGATACGCGCAAGTTTTTTGTGGTGGGCGTGAATAACCTCGGTGGCTGTCATGGTTCCACCGGGCCGGCCAGCATCAATTCAAAGACCGGAAAATGCTATGGCCCGGATTTTCCGGTGGTGACGGTAGAAGATTGGGTGCAAACCCAGGTAAGGCTGGCAGACCACCTTGGTATCGATCAGTTCGCCGCAGTGGCGGGTGGTAGCCTTGGCGGGATGCAGGCGTTGCAGTGGACCCTCGATTTTCCGGAAAGGGTGCGGCATGCGCTGGTGATCGCCGCCGCCGCCAAGCTGACTGCGCAGAACATCGCATTCAACGATGTGGCGCGTCAGGCAATCATTACCGACCCGGATTTCCACGGCGGAGACTATTATTCGCACAGCACGGTGCCGCGGCGCGGTTTAAGGCTTGCCCGCATGTTGGGGCACATCACCTATTTATCGGATGACGCGATGGCCGCGAAATTCGGACGGGAGTTGCGTAACGGAGCCCTTGCATTCGGTTTCGACGTGGAGTTCGAGATTGAGTCATACCTGCGCTACCAGGGGGATAAGTTCGCCGATCAATTCGATGCCAATACCTATCTGCTGATGACCAAGGCGCTCGACTATTTTGACCCCGCGTACCTGCACAACAACGATTTGAGCGCGGCATTCCGCGCCGCCAAGGCAAAGTTTCTGGTGCTGTCATTTACCACGGATTGGCGTTTTTCGCCCGAGCGCTCGCGTGCCATTGTCAGAGCATTGCTGGATAATGAACTCAACGTGAGCTATGCGGAAATCACTTCCAGTCATGGCCATGACTCTTTCTTGATGGAAGATCGTCATTATCACAGGCTGATGCGGGCTTATATGGACAACATTGTCATATAA
- the ptsP gene encoding phosphoenolpyruvate--protein phosphotransferase: protein MSFALHGVGVSGGIAIGHAYLASHAALEVAHHIVPRDQVNNEISRLDTAFTAVREELEVLHTSVVDGPAAAEYGAFLDLHRMILDDPTLSTAAKTYIAQNQCNAEWAITQQMDVLMAQFEEIEDPYLRERKTDVIQVVERVLKVLLGHPGYVPSSLKRDGDSILVAHDLSPADVIQYKQHRFSAFLTDLGGLTSHTAIVARSLNIPSIVALHQARRLIRDNDILIVDGNQGVVIVDPDRHVLSEYRLRQSQFELEKQKLKRIKTTAATTLDGTIVELHANIELPQDIEQVKENGATGIGLFRSEFLFLNRDSLPDEEEQFEAYRTVARKMRGLPVTIRTFDLGADKNLDSAKRVAANPALGLRAIRLCLAEPQMFHTQLRAILRASRYGQIRILVPMLSSITEITQTLHLIENAKQSLRQEKILFDEKIQVGGMIEVPAAALCLDIFMRKLDFLSIGTNDLIQYTLAIDRADDSVAHLYDSLHPAVLRLVAHIIRSANRTGVPVTVCGELAGDILFTRLLLGFGLRLFSMHPAQLLTVKREVLRSSLSDIIPLTQKMLKADDPAKIQALLVKLNS from the coding sequence ATGAGCTTTGCGTTGCATGGTGTGGGCGTTTCCGGCGGCATTGCCATAGGCCACGCCTATCTTGCTTCCCATGCCGCGCTGGAGGTGGCACACCACATTGTGCCGCGGGATCAAGTCAACAATGAAATATCCCGGCTCGACACTGCCTTCACAGCGGTTCGCGAGGAGCTTGAAGTCCTGCATACTTCTGTTGTCGATGGTCCCGCGGCGGCAGAATATGGCGCATTCCTTGATTTGCACCGAATGATTCTGGACGATCCAACGCTTTCCACCGCAGCCAAAACTTACATCGCCCAAAATCAGTGCAATGCCGAATGGGCGATTACTCAACAGATGGACGTATTGATGGCGCAGTTTGAGGAGATTGAAGATCCTTATCTGCGCGAGCGCAAAACCGATGTGATTCAAGTAGTGGAGCGCGTGCTGAAAGTCTTGCTGGGGCATCCAGGTTATGTGCCCAGCTCGCTAAAGCGCGATGGCGACAGCATTCTGGTTGCCCATGATTTAAGTCCCGCCGATGTCATTCAATATAAGCAGCACCGGTTTAGCGCGTTTCTTACTGATTTGGGCGGCTTGACTTCCCACACTGCTATCGTTGCGCGCAGTCTCAATATTCCTTCTATCGTGGCGTTGCATCAAGCTCGCCGCCTGATCCGCGATAATGACATCCTGATTGTGGACGGTAATCAGGGTGTCGTAATTGTTGATCCTGACAGGCATGTGCTGTCGGAATACCGGTTGCGCCAGAGCCAGTTTGAGCTGGAAAAGCAGAAGCTCAAACGCATCAAAACAACCGCTGCCACGACGCTTGATGGCACTATAGTAGAGCTGCACGCCAATATCGAACTACCCCAGGATATCGAACAGGTCAAAGAAAACGGTGCCACCGGCATCGGCTTGTTTCGCAGCGAATTTTTATTTCTCAACCGCGACAGTCTGCCTGACGAGGAAGAACAATTCGAAGCCTATCGTACTGTGGCGCGAAAAATGCGAGGTCTGCCGGTGACGATTCGTACATTCGATCTGGGCGCCGACAAGAACCTTGATAGTGCCAAGCGCGTGGCAGCCAACCCGGCACTCGGATTGCGCGCCATCCGCCTGTGCCTGGCCGAACCACAAATGTTCCATACGCAATTGCGAGCGATTTTGCGCGCTTCGCGTTATGGCCAGATTCGTATTCTGGTGCCGATGCTCTCCAGTATTACCGAAATTACGCAGACATTGCACCTGATTGAAAACGCCAAGCAAAGCTTGCGCCAGGAAAAAATTTTATTCGACGAGAAAATTCAGGTAGGTGGCATGATTGAGGTGCCCGCCGCAGCGCTGTGTCTCGATATTTTTATGCGCAAACTGGATTTTCTGTCCATCGGCACCAATGATTTGATTCAGTATACGCTTGCCATAGACCGCGCCGACGATTCGGTGGCGCACCTCTATGATTCCCTGCATCCGGCAGTGCTGCGGCTGGTTGCACATATCATTCGCAGTGCCAACCGAACCGGCGTGCCCGTGACGGTTTGTGGTGAACTAGCGGGAGATATATTATTTACCCGGTTGCTGCTGGGCTTCGGGCTACGGCTTTTTTCCATGCACCCGGCACAACTATTGACTGTGAAGCGAGAAGTGTTAAGGAGCAGTCTGTCTGATATCATCCCGCTCACACAGAAGATGCTCAAAGCCGATGATCCGGCAAAAATTCAAGCATTATTGGTGAAATTGAATAGCTGA
- a CDS encoding HPr family phosphocarrier protein: protein MQCREIEIINKLGLHARASARLTQLASKFRCEVWLSRNDRRVNAKSIMGVMMLAASKGVILSIETNGTDETEAMQALVNLIEDYFGENE, encoded by the coding sequence ATGCAATGTAGAGAGATTGAAATCATCAACAAACTGGGCTTGCATGCGCGTGCTTCCGCCAGATTAACCCAGTTGGCCAGTAAATTTAGGTGTGAGGTATGGCTATCGCGAAACGATCGTAGGGTGAATGCAAAAAGTATCATGGGCGTGATGATGCTGGCCGCAAGCAAGGGAGTTATTTTGAGTATCGAAACGAACGGTACGGATGAAACCGAAGCCATGCAGGCGCTGGTAAACCTGATCGAGGATTATTTCGGGGAGAATGAATGA
- a CDS encoding PTS sugar transporter subunit IIA: MIGILVISHGNLGDSLIHCANHVMGEKSPHLTYLSITNRDDPDAVMPKALELIKQVDCGDGVLVLSDICGATPCNIATRLVSPGRVECLAGVNLPMLVRALTYRNEPLAVVGDKALTGGREGVMRIESRPQNAM, translated from the coding sequence ATGATCGGAATTCTGGTTATTTCTCATGGCAATCTGGGTGACAGTCTTATCCATTGCGCCAACCATGTCATGGGGGAGAAGTCGCCGCATTTGACGTATCTAAGTATTACCAACAGAGACGATCCCGATGCTGTTATGCCCAAAGCGCTGGAATTGATCAAACAGGTCGATTGTGGTGATGGTGTGCTTGTATTGAGTGATATTTGCGGAGCAACGCCCTGCAATATCGCCACTCGGCTGGTGAGCCCCGGCAGGGTGGAATGTCTTGCCGGAGTCAATCTGCCCATGCTGGTGAGAGCGCTCACTTATCGTAACGAACCGCTGGCAGTGGTTGGGGATAAGGCGCTGACCGGTGGCAGGGAAGGTGTCATGCGCATCGAATCGAGGCCGCAAAATGCAATGTAG
- the gshB gene encoding glutathione synthase produces MKLAFILDQLDSIRPYKDSSFAMMREAASRGHQLFSMQQGDLVCRSGETVGLARALELTAEADGHHWYRTEEPEETPLQEFSVVLMRKDPPFDMEYVYSTYLLELAEKRGARVVNSPQAVRDHNEKLAIAKFPQFTASTLVTRQESLIRDFLAEYGDIVLKPLDGMGGASVFRIHSADHNISVILETLTHYGTRTIMAQRYIPEITQGDKRILLIAGEPVPYALARIPKAGESRGNLNVGGTGVAQPLTRRDREIAEALGPALYDKGLMLAGLDVIGNYLTEINVTSPTCMREIAEQTGFNAAGMMMDALEKMLN; encoded by the coding sequence ATGAAACTCGCCTTCATTCTAGACCAACTGGATTCCATCAGGCCTTATAAGGATTCAAGCTTTGCCATGATGCGTGAAGCAGCCTCCCGCGGTCATCAGCTATTTAGTATGCAGCAGGGGGACTTGGTATGCAGGAGCGGCGAGACAGTTGGACTTGCGCGCGCGCTGGAACTAACAGCTGAGGCAGACGGGCATCATTGGTATCGGACAGAGGAACCGGAGGAAACGCCATTGCAAGAATTTAGCGTGGTGTTGATGCGCAAGGACCCTCCATTCGATATGGAGTATGTCTACAGTACCTACCTGCTGGAACTGGCGGAGAAGCGGGGCGCTCGTGTCGTTAATAGCCCGCAAGCGGTGCGGGATCATAACGAGAAGCTCGCCATAGCGAAGTTTCCGCAATTTACCGCCTCGACTTTGGTGACAAGACAGGAATCTTTGATTCGCGATTTCCTTGCTGAATATGGCGATATCGTGCTGAAACCGCTTGACGGCATGGGTGGGGCCAGCGTGTTTCGAATTCATAGCGCTGATCACAATATCAGCGTGATTCTGGAAACGCTTACGCATTATGGTACGCGTACGATTATGGCGCAGCGCTACATCCCCGAAATCACGCAAGGTGATAAACGTATTCTGCTGATAGCTGGAGAGCCTGTGCCTTACGCGCTTGCGCGCATCCCGAAGGCGGGTGAATCGCGCGGTAATCTTAACGTGGGCGGTACCGGCGTGGCGCAGCCGCTCACCCGGCGCGACCGTGAAATCGCTGAAGCGCTGGGTCCCGCGTTATATGATAAGGGCTTGATGTTGGCGGGGTTGGACGTGATCGGCAATTATCTCACCGAAATTAATGTTACGAGCCCAACCTGCATGCGGGAGATCGCTGAGCAGACGGGTTTCAACGCCGCTGGAATGATGATGGACGCACTTGAGAAGATGCTTAATTAA